Part of the Methylomonas sp. AM2-LC genome, GGGTTTATCCATCATTTTCCAATCAGGATGAAATGCGGTGAAATGCATAGGCACATCTGGACCCAAATTTTCCACTACCCATTGTGTCATGGCTTCCAGCTCTGCTTGGCTATCGTTCTCGCCGGGAATAATTAGCGTGGTAAGCTCCAGCCACACTTGCGTTTCATGCTTTAGATACAGAAGAGTTTCCAGTACCGGCTGTAAGTGGCTGCCAGTAATTTTATGATAAAACGTTTCGCTGAAAGATTTTAGATCAACATTGGCGGCATCCATCCATTGATAAAACTCCATACGTGGATCGTTACAAACATAACCGGCAGTAACGGCAACGGACTTTAACCCCTGCTCTCGTGCTGCTTTTGCGGTATCTATAGCATATTCATGAAACACGACTGGATCATTATAAGTATATGCCACACTACTGCAACCATGAGCCACTGCAGCCTCAACAATAGCCAGCGGAGAAGCCTGACTCATTAGTTTGTCCATATCCCTGGATTTACTGATATCCCAATTTTGACAAAACTTGCAAGCCAAATTGCACCCGGCTGTGCCGAAAGATAATACGGCTGTACCCGGCAAAAATTGATTCAGTGGTTTTTTTTCAATTGGCTCAATCACGAAGCCGCTAGAACGACCATAACTGGTCAACACAATTTGCTGTTTCAGGTTCTGTCGAACAAAACATAATCCGCGCTGGCCTTCTCGCAGCTTACAAAAACGAGGGCATAGATCACATTGAACCTGTTCTTGATCCAAGGTGTGCCAGTAACGGGTGCTCACAATATTTTCGCTGATTGCGTTTATCATGTCTTTGCTCCAGGTAGCACTCAAACATTTCAAGCCAAGCTTTAAATTGAAGAAATGCGCCCTTATTACTATACACTAGAGACACTGCAAATTTAATGTATTAATCGTTTCATAAGTTCCACTCAACGATAGGAGCCTTGCTATGAATAGAAAACCCGCAGTGGCAGGGATTTTTTATCCTGCCGAACCTCTACTTCTAAAGAAAACTATTGACGATTATCTAGCAGGGGCCACCAAACACGGAAAAGCTCCCAAGGCTATGATAGTTCCACATGCTGGATACATCTATTCGGGTTCAATCGCTGCTTCTGCATATGCTCGACTTATACCTGCTGGCAATAGCATTTCGCGC contains:
- the amrS gene encoding AmmeMemoRadiSam system radical SAM enzyme, encoding MINAISENIVSTRYWHTLDQEQVQCDLCPRFCKLREGQRGLCFVRQNLKQQIVLTSYGRSSGFVIEPIEKKPLNQFLPGTAVLSFGTAGCNLACKFCQNWDISKSRDMDKLMSQASPLAIVEAAVAHGCSSVAYTYNDPVVFHEYAIDTAKAAREQGLKSVAVTAGYVCNDPRMEFYQWMDAANVDLKSFSETFYHKITGSHLQPVLETLLYLKHETQVWLELTTLIIPGENDSQAELEAMTQWVVENLGPDVPMHFTAFHPDWKMMDKPRTPASSLLMARSIALKNGVHYAYVGNIKDTMAGSTYCHHCRNPLIVREGYELLVWNLDSASNCRFCGCQCAGVFKAQAGNWGAKRQVLHF